The Megasphaera elsdenii DSM 20460 genome includes the window TGTACCGGACACGGCGATTTCCCGGATTCCCGGTACCGTCGATTCGTCACGGCAGTAGAGGGCCTTATTGATCGTCATGGAATGAGACGCCGCACTGCGCTGGCCATTGGGCGCAACGACAGTCAGGCGGCAGTCGTGGGATGCCAGCTCCCGTTTCAGCGTCTGAAGGCCCGGGGCCTTCAAACCGTCATCATTGGTCAACAAAATATGCATAGTCGAACTCCTTACTTCTTGTTTTCTTTCCGCAATAAGGCCGCGCTTTCATAAGACAGGGCCCGCGTATGCAGCGTGTGACTCCATTTCATCTTATGCCGGTCTTTGAAACCGAGGAAGTTGACGGGAATCCAGCTGTACATGAAAATCGGATAAATAATGAGATAAGCCCATGATTTCGGCGGCACTTTGATCTGCAAGAGGACGATGACCGGGATGAGGTACTGTCCGACGCCGATGATCGTCCAAATCTGGACGGGCACGATGGCATTGAGGATATTGGTGTAAAAAGGCAGGTAGGAATTGATTGAAGCCAGGACGGCATAAATCGTCGAAGCCATCATGAAGAACGGCTGGGACAAGGTAATGATGCCGTCGAGCATGCGGATGTTGCCGGTCTTGATGCCCCGGGCGAAGAGCTTGGGAATGAAGCGTTCGCCACAGTCACACTGGCCCTGGGCCCAGCGCTTGCGCTGGCGGCAGGACTGCATGAAGCCGACGACCTTTTCGTCATAAATGATGGCGTCGTGGGCCCAGCAGGTGCGGACGCCTTCCAGGAGGACTTTCATGGAAAATTCCATATCTTCCGTCAGGCAGTCACAGCCCCAGCCGTACTTGCGGACGATTTCCGTGGCGATGCACATGCCCGTGCCGCCCAGGGCCGTCGACAAGCCGATGTTGTACTTGGCCAAATGCCACATGTGGTTGATGAGCCAGAAGGCGATGGAAAAGGTGCCGGCAATCCACGAGTCCGTCGGATTCTTAGAATCCATATAGCCCTGGATGACCTTTTCCCCCTTGCAGAGGTGGTTGTTCATTTCCCGCAGAAATTCCGGATGGACCAGATTATCCGCATCGAAGACGACGAAGGCGTCGTACTGCTTTTCCTGGGCCAGCATCTGCGAGAACATCCAGTCCAGGGCATAGCCCTTGCCGACTTGTTCCTTATTGGTCCGCACTTTGACGATGGCCCCGTGTTCACGGCAGATGTCGGCCGTATGGTCCGTGCAGTTATCGGCGACGACGTAGATGTCATACATATCCTTAGGATAGTTGAGCTGCTTCAGGTTGTCGATGAGCTGCCAGACGACTTTTTCTTCGTTATGCGCGCAAATAACGGCAGCGAAGGTATTCTTAGGCGCTACCGTAATGCGTTCCCGCCGCTTCATGAGGCCGAAGCAGGCCAGGATGAAATAATACAGGGAATAAAAAACGATGATGACCTGTATGGGTATCATGATGATATCCAAGATGTGTTCCATATGCGACTCTCCCTAAAGACTTAGCGAGCAGCTGCGACGTTCATGGCCGTATTGACTAACCCGAAGACGATGTACAGTAAGAAGGGCATGGTGATGACCAGATGCCAGTCGACAAAGGCCAGGACCAGGGCACCGAAGACCAGGGCGATAGCCAGGGCCGATTTGTGGAGTACGTCCGGGCTGGCCCCTTTGAAATCGGGGTTGTGGACCTTGCTGACCAGATGATAGCCCAAGAGGACGACGAAAATGGCCAGCAGCCAGGCCGGCAGGACGGCTCCGGAAATGACATACGTCGCGATGAGGCAGCCGCCGTTCGGGATAGGCATGCCCTGGAAATAGCCATGGATGACGCCGGTATTCAAGTTGAACCGGGCCAGACGGATACCGCCGAGGGCGGCATAGATGATGGCCGGGATGGCGCCGATCCAGCCCAGGGACTGCAGCGAATAGGAATAAATCAAAAAGGCCGAAGCCGCCCCGAAGGATACGACATCGGACAAGGAATCGAGTTCCTTGCCAAAATCACCGGCGACGCCCAGAGCGCGGGCCGAACGGCCGTCGCAGGCGTCGCAGACCATGGCCAGCAGGATGCAGACACCGGCCCAGGTATAGAGCCCGTGGAGGGTCATGATCATACTCAGGACCCCGAAACTGAGGTTCCCTGAGGTAAACAGACACGGTATTACATTTTTCATTGGACAATCCTCCCTATGACTGATTCACCGCCGCGGACTTTATCGCCCTTCTTGACCGTGATTTCCACATTGTCGCGGACATAGATTTCCGCACAGGAACCGAATTTGATCATACCGTACAGCTGGCCGTGCTGCAGTTCGTCGCCCAAGGTGACCCAGGAGACGATGCGCCGCGCCAGGATGCCGGCAATGATGGTGACCAGGATATCCGTATGGGCTGAATGGATGCCGATGGAATAGCGTTCATTTTCATAGCCGACGCCTTCTTTATAGGCCGGACGGAAGCGGCCGCAGGTATATTGCTGGAAATCGATGGTCCCGGCCAGCGGTGCCCGGTTGACATGGGCATCGAAGATGGACAGGAAAATGATGATTTTCCGGCACTTCTGGTTGAGGTACGAATCTTCTTCTACGTCTTCGACGCCGACGACAGTCCCATCTGCCGGCGACACCAGGAGCCGTTCATCAGCCGGTATGGTCCGGCTGGGATTTCGGAAGAAATAGGTAAAATACCCGGCCAGCAGCAACGGCAGGACCGCTACATAGGCATTGAGGAAATATCCGGCGGCGACAGCCAGCAACAGGGGCACGATAATGAAGGGGTATCCGTCTTCTACGATATAAGGTTTGTTCAAGACATCACTTTTCAACTCATCACCTCATCACTTAGCCCGGCCGCCCAGCTTGACAGCCGCGACGAATTTCGGCAGCGCCAGCATGCGCTTGAACCGGGTCGGCTCTTTCAACAGGCGATAGAGCCATTCCAGGCGGTTATCCTGCATCCACTTCGGAGCCCGGCCGGCTTTGCCAGCCAGGACGTCGAAAGTTCCGCCGACACCCATGCAGACGCAGGGGCCGAGTTCATAAAGATGCTCGGATATCCATTTTTCCTGTTTCGGCACGCCTAAGGCGACCAAGAGGATGCGCGTCCCCTGGCTGCGGATATCTTCGATGATATCCTTTTCTTCATCGGCCGAAAAGAATCCCGAATGAGTCCCGGCGATATGAAGGGACCCGATTTGCTGCTGCACATTGGCCGCAGCCTGTTCAGCGATGCCCGGAGCACCGCCAAAGAGGTAGACAGGAGTTTGGCGTGCGGCTGCTTCTTGGAGCAGACTGCACGCCAAATCGACACCTGTCACGCGTTCTTTAAATTTCTTGCCCTGCTGTTCTGCAGCCCACAGGACGCCGGCCCCGTCGGGAACTACCAGGTCGGCATGCTGGAGGATATGGGCCAGTTCGCGGTCCGTCTGGGCCCGCATGACCATTTCTGCATTGGCCGTCGCAATGGAAGCGGCCCGGCCTTCGTCGATGCACTTAAAGGCCAGGTTACGAGCTTCTTCCATAGTGACGTTCCATATAGGGATGGACAAGATATCGATGGTACTAATCAACGTATCCCTCCGCCCTGCTTAGTTTACGCTGTAGTTCGGAGCTTCTTTCGTGATATTGACATCATGCGGATGGCTTTCACGAAGACCAGCTGCGGTAATCTGGATGAACTGCGTATTTTCAATCATTTCTTTAATGTTGTGGCAGCCACAGTAACCCATGGATGCGCGGAGACCGCCGACCATCTGGTAAATCGTGTCAGCTGCCGGTCCTTTGTACGGTACACGGCCTTCGATGCCTTCGGGGACGAGCTTCTTAGCGTCTTCCTGGAAGTAACGGTCCTTACTGCCACATTCCATCGCAGCCAGGGAGCCCATGCCGCGGTATTCTTTGTAGCTGCGGCCCTGGTAGATGACCGTTTCGCCCGGGCTTTCTTCCGTGCCGGCCAGGAGGTTGCCCATCATGACGACGTTGCCGCCGGCAGCGATGGCTTTGGCCATATCACCGGAATATTTGATGCCGCCGTCGGCGATGATGGGGATACCATAGCGCTGAGCGACTTTAGCACATTCATAGACGGCTGTGATCTGCGGTACGCCGATACCAGCGACGATACGGGTCGTGCAGATGGAGCCAGGGCCGATGCCGACTTTGACAGCGTCGACGCCACATTCGATGAGGGCTTCCGTAGCGGCGCCCGTAGCGACGTTGCCGGCGATGACCGGGAGGTGCGGATACATCTTCTTGATTTCTTTCAGCGTATTGAGGACGCCCAGGGAATGGCCGTGAGCCGTATCGATGACGACGACGTCGACTTTGGCTGCGACGAGGGCATCGAGGCGGTCCGTCATGTCATGGGTTACGCCGACAGCAGCGGCGACCAGGAGGCGGCCATTACCGTCTTTGGCCGAGTTCGGGTATTTCGTAGCTTTTTCGATATCCTTGATGGTAATGAGGCCTTGCAGGTTACCTTCTTTATCGACAAGGGGTAATTTTTCAATGCGGTGCTTGCGGAGAATTTCTTTAGCTTCTGCCAGGGATGTGCCGACAGGAGCGGTAATCAGGTTTTCTTTGGTCATGATGTCACCGATGCGGCGGCTCATGTCTTCTTCAAAGCGCATATCACGGTTGGTGATGATGCCGACGAGTTTGCCATCGACCGTGATGGGGACGCCGGAGATGCGGTACTTGCCCATCAATTCATTGGCATCAGCCAGGAGATTATCGGGATGAAGGAAAATCGGGTCGATGATGATGCCGTGTTCCGACCGTTTTACTTTGTCGACTTCCCGCGCCTGGGCGGCGATGGACATGTTCTTATGAATAACGCCGATACCACCTTCGCGGGCAACGGCAATAGCCATAGGAGCTTCTGTAACGGTATCCATACCAGAGCTCATAATAGGAATATTCAGTTTGATATCGCGCGTCAGGTTCGTCGAAACGTCGACTTCCTTCGGAAGCACGTCGGATTTTGCCGGAACCAGGAGAACGTCATCAAATGTCAAACCTCTCATACCAAATTTATCAGATCTCATATTTGCACCTCTGTTTTGAAAAATATAAGAAACTAAGGGGAAATACCCCTAAATAGCTTATCCCTTATTATAACTGAAATCAACTCGTATGTACATATATTACAGAAAAATTTCTGTCAGTTATTTAAAAGTCCGGCAAAAGTCTGGCCAAAACGCCGCTTCAAGGGCGCCTCGGCCTGGGCCGTATCCTCGTGGTCCAGCCACCACTGCCGGGCTGCATCGCGGGCTGCCGCCAGGATGGGCACATCGCTCAGGATGTCGGCGGCCTTCAAATCGGGCAGTCCGTGCTGCATGTAGCCGAAGAGCTGGCCCGAACCGCGCAGGAGCAGATCTTTTTCGGCTAGCGTGAAGCCGTCATGTATCTGTTCCATCCATTTCAGGCGCTGCCGCGTCTCGTCGCTGCCGCCCTTGGCCATGAGGATGCAATAGGCCTGCTGGTCGCCGCGGCCGACGCGGCCCCGCAGCTGATGGAGCTGGGCCAGGCCGAAGCGTTCGGCGCCGTCGATGAACATGACCGTCGCGTTAGGGACGTTGACGCCAACTTCGATGACACTCGTCGCGACCAGGAGCTGTATATCCCCTTTCTGGAAGGCTTCCATGACGGCTTCTTTTTCTTTGCCGGCCATGCGGCCGTGGACGAGGCCGCATGGCCGCTTGGTAAAGACCTGGGTCCGCAGCTGTTCATAGAGTTCCGTCGCCGCCTGCAAGTCGACTGTCTCCGACGCTTCGACGAGGGGACAGACGACGTAACACTGCTGGCCCTGGGCCATGAGCTTGTCCATGAAAACATAGACCCGCCGGCGCAGAGCTTCGCCGACGGCATAGGTCTTGACCCGTTTCCGGCCCGGCGGCATCTCGCGGATGGACGACACGTCCAGGTCACCATAGAGGGACAGGGTCAGCGTCCGGGGAATGGGCGTGGCCGTCATGAACAGGGCGTGCGGCTCTTTTCCCTTCTGTTCCAGGGCTGACCGCTGGCGGACGCCGAAGCGGTGCTGTTCGTCCGTGACGACCAGTCCCAGGCAGCGGAAGGCCACGTCGTCCTGGATGAGAGCATGGGTCCCGATGAGGATGTCGATCCGGCCGTCAGCCAGGTCTGCCAGCAGCTGTTTCCGTTCTTTTGCCGTCGTCCGGCCGGTCAATAAGGCGATGCGCACGTCCAGGCCCTGGAAGAGGCGGCAAAATTCGTCGTAATGCTGGGCCGCCAGGATACCCGTCGGCGCCATGAGGGCCCCTTGGTAGCCATTCTCGACGATTTTCGCCAGGGCCAGGGCGGCGACGACGGTCTTGCCCGAGCCGACATCGCCCTGGACCAGGCGCTGCATGGGGACTTCGCTTTCCATGTCGGCCTGGATATCGAGGAAGGCCTGGGTCTGGCCTTTCGTCAGGGTAAAGGGCAGGTGCTCATAAAAGGTCTTGAGCAGCTTGCCATTGGGACTGCATTTGAGGCCTTGGCGCTTGCCTTCATGGCGCCGACGCAGGAGCAGGCCGAGCTGCATGTCGAAGAGCTCTTCAAAGGCCAGCTGGCGCCGGGCCTGTTCCCGTTTCTCCATAGAATCGGGAAAGTGTATCTGCTCATAGGCTTCGAGCGTCGGCATGGTGGCAAAGGGCGACTGGCGGCAGCCGTCCCAGCCCGGCAGGATGTCCAGATGCTCCCTGGCCAGGTCCAGGGCCTGGCGCACGGCTTTGCGGATATCCTGCTGGCGCAGGCCATCGGTCAGGCCGTACAGGGGGACGAAGCCCTCGCCTTCGGCCCGCCCTTCTTCCGTGTCAGGCCCATTCATCTGACGGCGGCCATAAGCCCATTCCAGCTTGCCAAAAGCCGTCAAAGTCATGCCCACGCGTAACTGGCGTTTCTTGAAAGCCTGGTTGAACCAGACCAGCTCGACCGCCCCCGTCCCGTCGCTGACCCTGACTTTCAACAGCGACAGGCCCCGGCGGGGCCGCATTTCCTGGACTGACGCGACGGTCCCGCAGAGGACCAGGGACTTCCCCGTCCCGCACGGGGCCTGGCCGATGGGCCAGATATGGCTGCGGTCTTCGTAGTCGCGGGGAAAATATTGCAGCAAGTCGGACACCGTCGCCAGATGAAGCCGGGCAAACAGGGCTTCTTTGCGCGGTCCGATGCCTTTTAAATCGCGAATAGAAAAATTCATACCAAAAACTCCTTGTCAAATATTCGTTTTTATTGTATCATATTTCGTAGGCTTTTTATAAAAAATAAAACTTGCTTTACCTAATAATCTGTGATAAGATTTATATGTTGTACTGTGATGGTGCAGGGAGGTGTAACCAATGGCAAACTTTTGCGAAATCTGTGGTAAAGGAACAATGAGCGGCATGAATGTCAGCCATTCCCACTTGAAAACGAAAAAAACCTGGAAACCGAATATCCAGCGTGTCCGCGCTGTCGTCGACGGCGAAGTAAAACGAGTTAATGTTTGCACTCGTTGCCTTCGTTCCGGTAAAGTCCAGCGTGATGTTTAAGGATGATAAAAAAAGCGTTGTCTGTGAAGACAACGCTTTTTTTAGTGGCTCGTGGCGCCCCTACATGCGGCCCGCAAACGGCGAACGGCGAACGGCGGGACGCCCTTTGGGCGTCCCCTACATGCATATGTATCTTGCCAGGCGGGCCGCCCGGTCTTCGATTCCTTCGTTCTGGAGGATGCTCTTGGGGGCATTGGCCGTTTCGATGAGGGCGAAGTACGGCGGCAGGATGAAGTTCTTGTTGCAGTTCATGGCGTCGATGACCTGTTCGGCTACGATGTCGCCGCCGCTGTAGCCGGAAACGACCAGGGCATAGACTTCCTTTCTGGCAAAGGCCGCTTCTTCCTTGCGGAACAAGGCCGTCAGCCTGTTGAAGAAAGCCATAATGTTGGCGCTGACGGCGTCGTTATAATTCGGACAGACAAGGACGATGACATCCCCTTTGCGGACAGCGGGATAGACTTTTTCCACCATGACGCCGCCGTAGAAACAGTCCCCTTTTTCACCGAAATGGAGGCACGTTTCATAGCTGCAGCCCCGGCAGTCGACGACAGTCCCATTGCGCAGGGAAATTTCCGTGACCCTGGCCTTCCCCTGTAAATGGCGCTGCACCATTTCCCAGAGGAGGAGCGTGTTCGACGTGCGGCGGCTGCTGGCGTGGAGGACGACGACGTCCTTAGTCTTCCCGGTCCCGTCGGGCCGGGTGAAAGCCAGCAGTTTACTGACCAGGCGGCCGGCACTGACGGCGTAGGCTTCCTCATTGGAAAGGCCCTGGATCTGAGCCTGGGTATTAAAATTATAAAGGGATCCCGTAGCCTCGACAAGGGGCTTGCCGGGAAAGACACAGCCGGCCTGATTGGCAAAGAAAATCAGCTCCCGGCCTATTTTTTTTGTAAAAAACTCCCCCTGCCCGTCGACGAGGACGGCACCGCGGCAGCCGGCCAGACAATGGCGGTGGCGGACCAGACAGGATACGAGGTGGACATAGGACAGGCTGACGCCGGCCTTGGGCAGGGCGACGGCGAAGAGGACAGCTGTCCCCTCTTTTTCGGCCCGCGTCCGGACGCACCAGCGCAAGAAGGCCTTTTCCCGTTCGATGACCTGATACGTCCGCCCTTCCAGGGCCCGGCTGAGAACGCGGCCGATGCGCTCCGTATGACCGGCTTCGTCCCAGCCGACCTTCACGACTAACAGCATAGAACAGCCCCCTTCCTAGACGAGACGGCTCAACGCCGTATAGGCCCGCTTCCAGCGTTCGTACAGGGCCGGGCAGGCACAGACGTCTTCATAAGTCACCTGGCCGCCGGCGACGCGGTTCTTGACGCCGAAAAAGGCTCCCTTCGATGCATCGCCGAGATAGACTGAGCCATAATGCCACTGGCCCCGAAGGGTCAGGATGATCGACAGGGCCGCTGACGACAGGGCCGGCGCGATATAGGGCTTATAGCCCAGGTCGCGGACGGCGATGTTGGCATGGACGACGAGGTCCGTCAGCTCCCGCGACAAGGCGTCGTCGTAGTCTTCCATGCTGTCGGCGATGACCAGGTCCGCCCCATGGGGGCCAAAGGCCCGGCCTTCCGTCAGGTAGTGGGCAAAACGCGGATTTTTCTTGGCGTAATAGCAGGCCCGGGCATGCATGACGCCCAGGCCATAGCCCTGGATCTGGGCCGGATGGAGGCCCGATTCCGTCAAGAAGGCCCGGCACAAGGGGTCGACCGGATCCGATACGATACAGACCTGGCCGCCGAAGCCCGCCTGGCGGGCCAGGCCGGCATAGTGGGCGATGAGGCTGCGGTTGGCTTCGAGCTGGGCCATGCGTACATCGCCGCCGGCTCCGACAGGCGGCACGCCCTTGCTGGCACAGAAGATAAAGACGTCGCAGTCGAAGACGTCTTCTTCCCCGACGACCGTCACGGCTGGCAGGACCGGGTCCGGACAGCCTTCCTGGCCGGCAAAGGGATAGCGAATCTGGTTCATTTCCATTTCCAGACGGGCCAGGTTCTTCTCATTGATGTCGCACATGCCGACGGAAGCGATGACGTCCTGCCCGGCCAGGAGCAGTCCGATGAGCATGGTCGTCCCCACATCGCCTAAGGCGACGATGTGGACGCGGGCTTTCCGGGCCAGCTGCGGCGCCCTGTCGAGAGGCATGGCAGACGCCCCGATGTCAGCGGGTAAATCGTGGATCCATTTATTCAAAGTCTTCATCTCCTTCTCCCCAGCGCAGGCGGATGAGCCGTTCGATATCGTTCTTGATGAACCGCGTCGGGTCCATGTTCTCATCGAACTTAACGCCGACGTCGATATCGGGGATGCGCGGGTACGTAATAACTTCGCCGAGCCGCTTCAGGGTCAGGCGCTTTTCAAACGTTTCCTGATAGACGTCCTGCAAGGTTTCCATGATGGACGCGGCGTTCTGCAGGCACGTCAGGGAATAGAGGTAATCGGCTTCGCTCTTCCCCTTGCCGATGAAGGCCGGCTTGACATAGGGAAGGACCAGGTTGATCGACGGGTTGCGGCCGTAACCGCTGTAGTTATGGGCATTGTCCAGGCTGTCGCCGCCGATGAAAGGATAGCAGTCCCTTTCATTGAGCCAGACTTCCAGGCTGGGCAGGAAATAAGCGCTTTCGGCACGGATGTTCTTTTCTTCCATCATATCCATGGCCTGACCGGTCATGACGCCGACCAGGACTTCTTTGATCTCTACGTCGTTCTGTTCCAGATAAGGCGTCAGCATGCGCATGCGATGGCCCTTGTGCAGGAGGTCGTCAATGAGGATGACCGGCCGGTTGAAGGACTTGATGGTCTTGACCTGGTTGTCGACGGACGAATAATGCTGACACTCTGCAATGGTAAAGCCCTTGACGGTGCGGTTGAAATACTTGTCGATATGGAGGCCCTTAGTGACCGTATTGGGCACGAGGACATCGCTCAGGGCCTTGCCGAAGGGGACCGACATGTACGGCCCGCGGCGCTTCTTCTTATCTTCGACGATGGAGACACCGTTGATTTCAGCCACCTTCTTGATGATCTTGTTGTAAAAGGCACTCATGTTGAACGACAAGATGAGCTGGCCCGGATAAATGTGGTTCATGACCGACAGTAAGTTGTTGTGAGCCTCATAGATAGCCCGGCGGACGCGGGGATTCTTATTGAAGGGGTTCTTGATGGTCGTCTCGACGTCGCGGAAAATGACGATAGGCGACTTCATATTGACAGCATAAATCGGCTGTTCCCCAGACGGAGCAATGTTGACGAAGCCCTGGCGGCGCAAAGCGTCGATGACGGTCGCTTCATAGCCGGCCGGATCGACGGGATGGTAGACGGCATAAGCGAAGTCGCGGGCAATGAGTTCCGTCAGGATTTCCGTAATGATGATCTGGCTGACGTTGGCAATGCCGGCCATATCATCGGCATAGAGGAAGCCGATGCAGGCAATGCCGCCGTCGGCCGCGTCGCGGATGTGGGAGGCAATGGCCGAGTCGTGAAATTCGCGCAGCAAATCGCGGGAGCCGACGCGATGGACGGCGGCATAGGCGATCATCTTCCGTTCCTGACTGGCGTCGTCGATGTACAAGGTCCAGACGTAATCCTTTTCGACATAGCTGTCGACGGTTTCCGTATGGTAGCCCTTGTCCCAGAGGGCACTGCAAATGGGCCACAAGCTTTCGGCGCCGCGCGGCTTGAAGGAACCGATGCCGATTTCCCGGGCTTCCAGGACGTGCTTATAGGCCGGTTCGCGCAGATAAAGGTTATTGTCGTAAATGAAATTCTGGGCCACGGCGTCGATGAGGTTGGAAATATCCCGGTTGAGGTCGATGTTCTCGCGTATCTTCGTCGAACTGATGTCTTCGTAGAATTTGTCCAGAGTCAGGCGGATGACCTTGCCCTGGATGCCGTAAGTCTTTTCCGGCTGGTCCGTTTCCGGGTTTTCCCGGGTCTCCCGGGCAAAGGCGATGTGGTTCACCGTATGGATCGAATCGGGAGTCGGCACGGCCCGGTAGGCCGAGGCATTCTCGATGACGTCCGTCCCGACGGCGATGTACAGGTCCCGGCCGGCAAAGATTTCCTTGAGCTTCTTGATGTCCGCCGGATTGGCGATGTTGATGGGGATATCATCGGGGAAAGGATACATATTCTCTTCATCGGCGACGGACATATTCATGATCTTGCGGCGCATGAGCCGCGGCTGGGTATGCTTGGACCAGGAAAATTCATCGAGGGCCAGGTAAATATCGAAGCCCAGGTCGCGTATCTTGCAGGCCACGGCCTTATGGCCCAGGCTGAAGGGGTCGAAGGTCCCCGGATAGAAGCAGGGCTTGCGGCCCTTTTCGAAGGCAAAGGAACCGCAGGCAAATTCATGCTGGCTGATATAGCGGTAGATGTGGTTGAGCACGGCCGAATTGCTGTAGAAATCCAGGTTCTCTTCACTATTTTCATCGAGGAGGACCAGGAGCTTCTTATAGCAATGGCTGAACAAGAAATCCTTCCGCTCTTCCGGCATGATCGGGCTGTGGAAGATGAATTTCCCCAAATCGCGGAAGGCGTCGCGGCTCAGCTCCTTATTGTAATGGGCGTAGGCCTTGATCATGATGTACAACAGCTGGCGCTGACGTTTGTCGTTGACTGCCGGGTCCTGGGAAAATTCCTTGGCAAATTCATCGAAATGTTCCAAAATGATGCCGACCGTCTGGACCATGGACGAAGCCAGGGGGATATTGACATTGAGTATCTGCCCTTCGATGGTCTTGACAAATTCGTCAAATTCCCGCGGCGGCAGCTTGAGGATCATCTTGCCCAGAAACTCCGGCACGTACTTGGATATCTGCGGGTCGCCGATTTCCAGGCCGTTGAACAGTTCCACCGTCAATTCATTCCGCTGGGCATAGGTCATGGTGGAAGCGATCTTGAGCAGGCTGTCGCCGGCGGCGCGGCGGACGAAAATGGATTCGCTGACCTTGAGGAGGTTGGTCAGATGCGTCCCCAGGTGCATGACGCTGCCGGCGTCGCTCTGGCCGTCGATATAGCGCAGCATGAGTTCCAGGTTGGCCACCTTGACGACCCAATGGGTCCCCATCTTGAGGTCGACCAGGAAGAGATTGCCTTCCCGTTCAAAAAAGGCATCCCGCCCTTCGGGCAGGTCCATGACCGTCAGCAGGTCTTTATAATACAAATCGTCGGAATAGTCGGCGAAGACGTGGCGGGCACAGTTGAGGGCAGCGACGCGCAGGTTGAAGGAATCGCTTTTCCTCGCCGTTTCGACGAAAGGTGCCGCTGCCGCCATGA containing:
- a CDS encoding Rossmann-fold NAD(P)-binding domain-containing protein — protein: MKTLNKWIHDLPADIGASAMPLDRAPQLARKARVHIVALGDVGTTMLIGLLLAGQDVIASVGMCDINEKNLARLEMEMNQIRYPFAGQEGCPDPVLPAVTVVGEEDVFDCDVFIFCASKGVPPVGAGGDVRMAQLEANRSLIAHYAGLARQAGFGGQVCIVSDPVDPLCRAFLTESGLHPAQIQGYGLGVMHARACYYAKKNPRFAHYLTEGRAFGPHGADLVIADSMEDYDDALSRELTDLVVHANIAVRDLGYKPYIAPALSSAALSIILTLRGQWHYGSVYLGDASKGAFFGVKNRVAGGQVTYEDVCACPALYERWKRAYTALSRLV
- a CDS encoding nucleotidyl transferase family protein; protein product: MKDSTTAIFTSMTAALESRHFLATLGMDKEEMTAWIRRSHLRALADELQGCRDEDGRFLSPQVLAAAQLYLDCLRQEPPGGWLKCCYRRVLVRLFPGSCQGNRELEAAVGRGAQGDIYRQGCLIFMQLLRGLYHYERNVLPFDPKKDMPLIPAEEIARKGYIKEYLRLRMLATDDYIYEFMRIGIDITPFNTLGHVGGVHYVAVYAARQLARNGIPVDVALISGAAACHDIGKYGCKKNEEKRVPYLHYYYTGMCCRRLGLPAIGHIAANHSVWDLELENLSVESLLLIYADFRVKSSRNDKGKEIVHFYSLAEAFDVILGKLDNVDEAKRQRYQKVYAKLADFEAFMEEHGVVTELPADFAWQPADPPQPVHREKVLLEGNDVIDQLKYAAIDHNIRLMSIFRDESDFGNLIEAARSERLWKNVRTYIGIFEEYSTYMTEHQKLMTLKFLYELLSHREGDIRLQAAALMGRIIANFNDTYTKELPEGVSLPAKSVTNLSLFTTYLDRIICPDIRFTEQHKLWIGYCLSTFISAVLQRCAPSQCCRYTAIMGPYYERRNYSEEEYIILLKVLADMDRIYLDDGFMAAAAPFVETARKSDSFNLRVAALNCARHVFADYSDDLYYKDLLTVMDLPEGRDAFFEREGNLFLVDLKMGTHWVVKVANLELMLRYIDGQSDAGSVMHLGTHLTNLLKVSESIFVRRAAGDSLLKIASTMTYAQRNELTVELFNGLEIGDPQISKYVPEFLGKMILKLPPREFDEFVKTIEGQILNVNIPLASSMVQTVGIILEHFDEFAKEFSQDPAVNDKRQRQLLYIMIKAYAHYNKELSRDAFRDLGKFIFHSPIMPEERKDFLFSHCYKKLLVLLDENSEENLDFYSNSAVLNHIYRYISQHEFACGSFAFEKGRKPCFYPGTFDPFSLGHKAVACKIRDLGFDIYLALDEFSWSKHTQPRLMRRKIMNMSVADEENMYPFPDDIPINIANPADIKKLKEIFAGRDLYIAVGTDVIENASAYRAVPTPDSIHTVNHIAFARETRENPETDQPEKTYGIQGKVIRLTLDKFYEDISSTKIRENIDLNRDISNLIDAVAQNFIYDNNLYLREPAYKHVLEAREIGIGSFKPRGAESLWPICSALWDKGYHTETVDSYVEKDYVWTLYIDDASQERKMIAYAAVHRVGSRDLLREFHDSAIASHIRDAADGGIACIGFLYADDMAGIANVSQIIITEILTELIARDFAYAVYHPVDPAGYEATVIDALRRQGFVNIAPSGEQPIYAVNMKSPIVIFRDVETTIKNPFNKNPRVRRAIYEAHNNLLSVMNHIYPGQLILSFNMSAFYNKIIKKVAEINGVSIVEDKKKRRGPYMSVPFGKALSDVLVPNTVTKGLHIDKYFNRTVKGFTIAECQHYSSVDNQVKTIKSFNRPVILIDDLLHKGHRMRMLTPYLEQNDVEIKEVLVGVMTGQAMDMMEEKNIRAESAYFLPSLEVWLNERDCYPFIGGDSLDNAHNYSGYGRNPSINLVLPYVKPAFIGKGKSEADYLYSLTCLQNAASIMETLQDVYQETFEKRLTLKRLGEVITYPRIPDIDVGVKFDENMDPTRFIKNDIERLIRLRWGEGDEDFE